GAACCGTATTCTTGGTGGATGCGTTGCCCGAACTCTGCGAAAGGCCACGGACATGGCAAATTACGGTAATCTTCCCGCGCCCAGCCCCGAACAGGGGTTGAACCGCTATCTGCAGGAGATTCGCAAGTTTCCCCTGCTTGAACCCGAAGAAGAATACATGCTGGCCAAGGCATGGGCCGATCATGGCGACAGCGAGGCGGCCCATCGCATGGTGACCAGCCACCTGCGCCTGGCTGCCAAGATCGCCATGGGCTATCGGGGCTATGGCCTGCCGCAGGCCGAGGTCATCTCGGAGGCGAATGTCGGCCTGATGCAGGCGGTCAAACGCTTTGATCCTGAAAAGGGCTTCCGGCTGGCAACCTATGCAATGTGGTGGATTCGTGCCTCGATCCAGGAGTATATCCTGCGGTCCTGGTCGTTGGTGAAAATGGGCACCACCAGCGCACAGAAAAAGCTGTTCTTCAACCTGCGCAAGGCCAAGTCGAAGATCGGCGCTCTGGAAGACGGAGACCTGCGCCCGGAAAACGTCAAGCAGATCGCCACCGATCTGAATGTCACCGAACGCGAAGTGATCGAGATGAACCGGCGCATGTCGGGGGGCGATGCCTCGCTGAATGCCACGGTCGGTTCGGCTGATGGCGATTCCACCGCGCAGTGGCAGGACTGGCTGGAGGATGAGGACGCCAATCAGGCCGAGAACTATGCCGAGACCGAAGAACTGGACACCCGGCGCCAGATGCTGATCGCGGCAATGGATGTGCTGAATGATCGCGAGAAGGACATCCTGATGGAACGCCGCCTGCGCGACGAGCCGATGACGCTGGAGGATCTGTCCAGTCGCTATGAGGTCTCGCGCGAGCGCATTCGCCAGATCGAGGTTCGCGCCTTTGAAAAGCTGCAGGCCAGGATGCGGGTTCTGGCGCAGGAAAAGGGCATGACCATCCCGGATCCCGACAGTTGAGCGGCCGGCAGGCGCGCCTCGATGATTGACCTGAAGCGTTGTGACGCTATGGTCGCCTGACAGGCAGGCAGACCAATAAACATGACCGCGCTGACGGAATTTCAAAGGCTAGAGGCACAGGGCTCGTGGCGGGAAACACCCGATGCCCAACTGCGCGAGGTGATCGTGTCGGTCGGCGAGGCGACGCTGGTGCTGTCCGACCCGAAATCCGACCGCCCCCTGACGCATTGGTCCCTGCCCGCCGTCACCCGGCTGAACCCCGGCAAGATGCCTGCGGTCTATGCGCCCGGTTCGCAACGCGCGGATGAGACGGTCGAAATCGACGACCCGCTGATGATCGACGCCATCGCGCGGGTTCAGCGGGCCATTTCCTTGCATCGCACCCATCCGGGGCGGTTGCGCGGAGCGCTGACCATCCTGACGCTGGTGGCGGTTCTGGCGGCACTGGTCTTCTGGCTGCCCGATGCGATCATTCGTCATGCCGCGAAGATCGCCCCTCCGGCGCAGGCACGACAGATCGGTCAGGCGGTGCTGTCGGATATCGAGAACAGCACCGGCAAGATCTGCACGAGAAAATCCGGGCAGGCGGTTCTGGACTGGCTTTCGCCCCGGCTGGTGGACGGCAAGGCGCATCTGCGCGTGGTGCCCGGCCCGCTGAACGGCGCGCTGCGCCTGCCCGGCGATCTTTACGTGCTGGGCGGCGATCTGCTGGTCAGCGCCCCCGGCCCCGAGGCCGCCGCCGGCCATGTCATCGCTGCAAGCCTTGCCAGTGACGACCGCGAGGTCACCCTTGGCGCGCTGCAATATGCCGGATTGGGCGCGGTGCTGCGCCTGATGACCCTGGGCGACCTGCCGTCGGATGCCATGGCCGGATATGGCGAAAAGCTGCTGTCGCGCAACCCGCCCCGTCCCGATGATGCAGCCCTGCTGGAACAGCTTGCGCAGCGCGGGCTGGGCAGCGATGCCTATGCCCGCACGATTGATCCGACCGGCGCGGCGGTGCCAGAACTGATCGAGAACGATCCCGCTAGAACCGCCCCACCCGGCCCGCCGCTGTTGACCGATCCGCAATGGCTGGCCCTGCAGCAGATCTGCGCGGGCTAGGTAGGCTAGACGAACTGTTCGCGCAACAGCCGTTCATCCAGTCCATGGCCACGATCGAACAGCAGGCGGTGACGGATATCCGCGGCGCTCTTGATGCGGACTCGCGTGACATGACGGACCGAACGCGAGTCGGCATCGGCCATGACCGGGCGGCGCTCGGGATTGAGAACCTCGAATTCGACCTCGGCAGCCTTGGGCAGCAAGGCCCCACGCCATCTGCGTGGGCGGAAGGGGGCGATGGCGGTCAGGGCCAGCACTTCCGAGCCAATGGGCAGGATCGGCCCATGCGCAGAATAGTTGTAGGCCGTCGACCCCGCCGGAGTCGCGACAAGCGCCCCATCGCAAACCAGTTCCTCCATCCGGGTGCGCCCATCGATATGGATGCGCAGCTTGGCCGCCTGCGGGCCTTCGCGCAGCAGGCTGACTTCGTTGATGGCAAGCGCCTCGTGCAATGACCCGTCCGCGCAGGTCGCGATCATCCGCAGCGGGTTGATGACGGTCTCTTCAGCGGCGTTCAGGCGGTCGTGCAGGATTTCCTCGGAATAGCTGTTCATCAGAAATCCGACAGTGCCCCTGTTCATTCCGTAAACCGGCATGTCGCGGCCCTGCATCGCATGCAGGGTCTGCAGCATGAAGCCGTCGCCGCCGAGGGCAACGACCACCCCGGCCTCGGCCAGAGGCGCATTCCCATAGCGATGGGACAAGCGTTTCAGCGCCTCTTGCGCAAGATCGGCATGGCTGGCGGTGAAGTGAATGGCAGGCGTCATCTTGTCCGGGTCCCTCTGATCCGGGCGCAGCATCGAACGGGGCGACGGGGATGGCAAGCCCCCGACCAAAGCTGCCGCTGCCGCCATTGGCGGCCCGGGTGTCGTTTTGCCGCTTTCAAGGGTGACTGGCATGGGGTATGACAGCGCCATTCCTGCAGCCCCCTAGCCTGAGAGGATGCGAAACAGATGAACGCACCTACCCGCGAAACCGGTTTCTTCACGGAAACGCTGACCAGCCGTGACCCCAAAATCGCCGAAGCCATCGGTCAGGAACTTGGTCGTCAACGTGACGAGATCGAGCTGATCGCATCCGAGAATATCGTCTCGAAAGCCGTGCTTGAAGCCCAGGGTTCGGTCCTGACGAACAAATATGCCGAAGGCTACCCCGGCAAGCGCTATTACGGCGGTTGCCAGTATGTCGACATTGCCGAGAATCTGGCGATCGAACGCGCGAAAGAGCTGTTCGACTGCGAATATGCCAATGTGCAGCCCAATTCGGGCAGCCAGATGAACCAGGCCGTGTTCCTGGCGCTGCTGCAGCCGGGCGACACCTTCATGGGGCTGGACCTCAATTCGGGCGGCCACCTGACCCATGGTTCGCCGGTCAACATGTCCGGCAAATGGTTCAACGTCGTCAGCTATGGCGTGCGCCAGCAGGATCAGTTTCTGGATCTCGAGGCCATTGCCGAAAGCGCACGCCAGCACAAGCCCAAGCTGATCGTCGCCGGCGGCACCGCCTACAGCCGCATCTGGGATTGGGCGGCCTTCCGCAAGATTGCCGATGAAGTCGGCGCCTATCTGATGGTCGACATGGCCCATATCGCCGGTCTGGTCGCGGGTGGACAGCATCCCTCGCCGCTGCCCCACGCCCATGTCGTGACCACCACCACGCACAAGTCCCTGCGCGGACCGCGTGGCGGCATGATCCTGACCAATGACGCGGATATCGCGAAAAAGGTCAACAGCGCGGTGTTCCCCGGCCTTCAGGGCGGACC
This is a stretch of genomic DNA from Paracoccus seriniphilus. It encodes these proteins:
- the rpoH gene encoding RNA polymerase sigma factor RpoH; this translates as MANYGNLPAPSPEQGLNRYLQEIRKFPLLEPEEEYMLAKAWADHGDSEAAHRMVTSHLRLAAKIAMGYRGYGLPQAEVISEANVGLMQAVKRFDPEKGFRLATYAMWWIRASIQEYILRSWSLVKMGTTSAQKKLFFNLRKAKSKIGALEDGDLRPENVKQIATDLNVTEREVIEMNRRMSGGDASLNATVGSADGDSTAQWQDWLEDEDANQAENYAETEELDTRRQMLIAAMDVLNDREKDILMERRLRDEPMTLEDLSSRYEVSRERIRQIEVRAFEKLQARMRVLAQEKGMTIPDPDS
- a CDS encoding NAD kinase; this translates as MTPAIHFTASHADLAQEALKRLSHRYGNAPLAEAGVVVALGGDGFMLQTLHAMQGRDMPVYGMNRGTVGFLMNSYSEEILHDRLNAAEETVINPLRMIATCADGSLHEALAINEVSLLREGPQAAKLRIHIDGRTRMEELVCDGALVATPAGSTAYNYSAHGPILPIGSEVLALTAIAPFRPRRWRGALLPKAAEVEFEVLNPERRPVMADADSRSVRHVTRVRIKSAADIRHRLLFDRGHGLDERLLREQFV
- the glyA gene encoding serine hydroxymethyltransferase, producing the protein MNAPTRETGFFTETLTSRDPKIAEAIGQELGRQRDEIELIASENIVSKAVLEAQGSVLTNKYAEGYPGKRYYGGCQYVDIAENLAIERAKELFDCEYANVQPNSGSQMNQAVFLALLQPGDTFMGLDLNSGGHLTHGSPVNMSGKWFNVVSYGVRQQDQFLDLEAIAESARQHKPKLIVAGGTAYSRIWDWAAFRKIADEVGAYLMVDMAHIAGLVAGGQHPSPLPHAHVVTTTTHKSLRGPRGGMILTNDADIAKKVNSAVFPGLQGGPLMHVIAAKAVAFGEALRPEFKEYAAQVVKNAQAMADELMKGGIDIVSGGTDNHLCLADLRPKGVTGKATEAALGRAHITCNKNGVPFDPEKPFVTSGIRLGAPAGTTRGFKEDEFRQIARWIVEVVDGLAANGGEGNAEIEAKVKAEVSQMCARFPLYAGM